In Lates calcarifer isolate ASB-BC8 linkage group LG15, TLL_Latcal_v3, whole genome shotgun sequence, one genomic interval encodes:
- the ube3d gene encoding E3 ubiquitin-protein ligase E3D isoform X3, whose protein sequence is MGFDMFFQMFERKDVARSPADVVVTGGDSSIHIRTQRGELSLTLPAGVTLEQGSCIPTPAGESSGEELHYRLRINVAQSSDKEASDSVMETLRAKETYCFCCQGCMTRLLEDRMFKRVLPLPNGNWNAIVDDWCCHPDPFANKKLLPRAEDCLLGDTFLLLARDGSCDQTLTEEVSPVGAEDSQDPKKPCRRLALISCKSCSSVLGEAVAPGTLKLYITQVVVEPAVGDIKPEASLNRSVFVERTIAARLLELSNSLSIFHFSVQTPDGKAFLLLWLLNSDSITASVPETCVGGERSISSPALHSPSPGAARALKLLYVACSDAGIQQRDIVTSWEVNAIGHPVVLPLKVCEELLQVIDDSNSTLPTSMRCMRSYEVAYLRL, encoded by the exons ATGGGTTTTGACATGTTCTTCCAAATGTTTGAGAG GAAAGATGTAGCCAGAAGTCCTGCTGACGTGGTTGTGACGGGTGGAGATTCATCAATTCACATCCGGACTCAGCGAGGCGAGCTGAGCCTGACTTTACCAGCAGGAGTCACCTTAGAGCAGGGATCCTGCATTCCGACGCCTGCAGGAGAATCCAGTGGAGAGGAGCTGCATTACAGACTGCGCATCAACGTTGCACAAAGTTCAGATAAAG AGGCCTCTGACAGCGTGATGGAGACACTGCGGGCAAAAGAGACTTATTGCTTCTGTTGTCAGGGCTGCATGACCAGGCTGCTCGAGGACAG aATGTTTAAACGAGTTCTTCCTCTCCCTAATGGCAACTGGAACGCCATCGTGGACGACTGGTGTTGCCACCCAGATCCGTTCGCTAATAAGAAGCTGCTGCCCAGAGCAGAGGACTGTTTACTGGGCGACACCTTCCTCCTTCTAGCCAGAGACGGCAGCTGTGATCAGACTCTCACAGAGGAAGTGAGCCCTGTTGGCGCAGAGGACAGTCAGGATCCAAAG AAACCCTGCCGCCGACTGGCTCTCATCTCCTGTAAGAGCTGTTCTTCAGTGCTGGGAGAGGCTGTTGCACCAG GGACCCTGAAACTGTACATCAcacaggtggtggtggagcCCGCTGTCGGGGACATAAAGCCAGAAGCTTCACTTAACAG ATCTGTCTTCGTGGAGAGGACGATAGCAGCCAGGCTGTTGGAGCTGTCTAACTCACTGAGCATCTTCCACTTCTCTGTCCAAACTCCTGATGGAAAAGCCTTCTTATTG CTCTGGCTGCTGAACAGCGACTCCATCACAGCATCAGTCCCAGAGACATGTGTCGGGGGTGAGAGGTCTATCAGCTCCCCGGCTCTTCACAGTCCATCACCCGGAGCTGCCAGAGCCCTGAAACTCCTCTATGTCGCCTGCTCCGACGCAGGCATCCAGCAGAGAGA cattGTAACTAGCTGGGAGGTCAATGCCATCGGACATCCTGTGGTGCTGCCGCTGAAGGTGTGTGAGGAGCTGCTGCAAGTGATAGATGACAGCAACTCTACACTCCCCACATCAATGCGTTGCATGAGGTCCTATGAG GTGGCGTACCTGAGACTCTGA
- the ube3d gene encoding E3 ubiquitin-protein ligase E3D isoform X2 — MAGLDMPTKTHGVGVFLELRKRLQSGLLIVGKDVARSPADVVVTGGDSSIHIRTQRGELSLTLPAGVTLEQGSCIPTPAGESSGEELHYRLRINVAQSSDKEASDSVMETLRAKETYCFCCQGCMTRLLEDRMFKRVLPLPNGNWNAIVDDWCCHPDPFANKKLLPRAEDCLLGDTFLLLARDGSCDQTLTEEVSPVGAEDSQDPKKPCRRLALISCKSCSSVLGEAVAPGTLKLYITQVVVEPAVGDIKPEASLNRSVFVERTIAARLLELSNSLSIFHFSVQTPDGKAFLLLWLLNSDSITASVPETCVGGERSISSPALHSPSPGAARALKLLYVACSDAGIQQRDIVTSWEVNAIGHPVVLPLKVCEELLQVIDDSNSTLPTSMRCMRSYEVAYLRL, encoded by the exons ATGGCAGGCTTGGACATGCCAACCAAAACACATGGAGTTGGAGTCTTTTTAGAGCTGAGGAAAAGGCTGCAGAGCGGACTCCTTATCGTTGG GAAAGATGTAGCCAGAAGTCCTGCTGACGTGGTTGTGACGGGTGGAGATTCATCAATTCACATCCGGACTCAGCGAGGCGAGCTGAGCCTGACTTTACCAGCAGGAGTCACCTTAGAGCAGGGATCCTGCATTCCGACGCCTGCAGGAGAATCCAGTGGAGAGGAGCTGCATTACAGACTGCGCATCAACGTTGCACAAAGTTCAGATAAAG AGGCCTCTGACAGCGTGATGGAGACACTGCGGGCAAAAGAGACTTATTGCTTCTGTTGTCAGGGCTGCATGACCAGGCTGCTCGAGGACAG aATGTTTAAACGAGTTCTTCCTCTCCCTAATGGCAACTGGAACGCCATCGTGGACGACTGGTGTTGCCACCCAGATCCGTTCGCTAATAAGAAGCTGCTGCCCAGAGCAGAGGACTGTTTACTGGGCGACACCTTCCTCCTTCTAGCCAGAGACGGCAGCTGTGATCAGACTCTCACAGAGGAAGTGAGCCCTGTTGGCGCAGAGGACAGTCAGGATCCAAAG AAACCCTGCCGCCGACTGGCTCTCATCTCCTGTAAGAGCTGTTCTTCAGTGCTGGGAGAGGCTGTTGCACCAG GGACCCTGAAACTGTACATCAcacaggtggtggtggagcCCGCTGTCGGGGACATAAAGCCAGAAGCTTCACTTAACAG ATCTGTCTTCGTGGAGAGGACGATAGCAGCCAGGCTGTTGGAGCTGTCTAACTCACTGAGCATCTTCCACTTCTCTGTCCAAACTCCTGATGGAAAAGCCTTCTTATTG CTCTGGCTGCTGAACAGCGACTCCATCACAGCATCAGTCCCAGAGACATGTGTCGGGGGTGAGAGGTCTATCAGCTCCCCGGCTCTTCACAGTCCATCACCCGGAGCTGCCAGAGCCCTGAAACTCCTCTATGTCGCCTGCTCCGACGCAGGCATCCAGCAGAGAGA cattGTAACTAGCTGGGAGGTCAATGCCATCGGACATCCTGTGGTGCTGCCGCTGAAGGTGTGTGAGGAGCTGCTGCAAGTGATAGATGACAGCAACTCTACACTCCCCACATCAATGCGTTGCATGAGGTCCTATGAG GTGGCGTACCTGAGACTCTGA
- the ube3d gene encoding E3 ubiquitin-protein ligase E3D isoform X1 yields MPTKTHGVGVFLELRKRLQSGLLIVGKDVARSPADVVVTGGDSSIHIRTQRGELSLTLPAGVTLEQGSCIPTPAGESSGEELHYRLRINVAQSSDKEASDSVMETLRAKETYCFCCQGCMTRLLEDRMFKRVLPLPNGNWNAIVDDWCCHPDPFANKKLLPRAEDCLLGDTFLLLARDGSCDQTLTEEVSPVGAEDSQDPKKPCRRLALISCKSCSSVLGEAVAPGTLKLYITQVVVEPAVGDIKPEASLNRSVFVERTIAARLLELSNSLSIFHFSVQTPDGKAFLLLWLLNSDSITASVPETCVGGERSISSPALHSPSPGAARALKLLYVACSDAGIQQRDIVTSWEVNAIGHPVVLPLKVCEELLQVIDDSNSTLPTSMRCMRSYEVAYLRL; encoded by the exons ATGCCAACCAAAACACATGGAGTTGGAGTCTTTTTAGAGCTGAGGAAAAGGCTGCAGAGCGGACTCCTTATCGTTGG GAAAGATGTAGCCAGAAGTCCTGCTGACGTGGTTGTGACGGGTGGAGATTCATCAATTCACATCCGGACTCAGCGAGGCGAGCTGAGCCTGACTTTACCAGCAGGAGTCACCTTAGAGCAGGGATCCTGCATTCCGACGCCTGCAGGAGAATCCAGTGGAGAGGAGCTGCATTACAGACTGCGCATCAACGTTGCACAAAGTTCAGATAAAG AGGCCTCTGACAGCGTGATGGAGACACTGCGGGCAAAAGAGACTTATTGCTTCTGTTGTCAGGGCTGCATGACCAGGCTGCTCGAGGACAG aATGTTTAAACGAGTTCTTCCTCTCCCTAATGGCAACTGGAACGCCATCGTGGACGACTGGTGTTGCCACCCAGATCCGTTCGCTAATAAGAAGCTGCTGCCCAGAGCAGAGGACTGTTTACTGGGCGACACCTTCCTCCTTCTAGCCAGAGACGGCAGCTGTGATCAGACTCTCACAGAGGAAGTGAGCCCTGTTGGCGCAGAGGACAGTCAGGATCCAAAG AAACCCTGCCGCCGACTGGCTCTCATCTCCTGTAAGAGCTGTTCTTCAGTGCTGGGAGAGGCTGTTGCACCAG GGACCCTGAAACTGTACATCAcacaggtggtggtggagcCCGCTGTCGGGGACATAAAGCCAGAAGCTTCACTTAACAG ATCTGTCTTCGTGGAGAGGACGATAGCAGCCAGGCTGTTGGAGCTGTCTAACTCACTGAGCATCTTCCACTTCTCTGTCCAAACTCCTGATGGAAAAGCCTTCTTATTG CTCTGGCTGCTGAACAGCGACTCCATCACAGCATCAGTCCCAGAGACATGTGTCGGGGGTGAGAGGTCTATCAGCTCCCCGGCTCTTCACAGTCCATCACCCGGAGCTGCCAGAGCCCTGAAACTCCTCTATGTCGCCTGCTCCGACGCAGGCATCCAGCAGAGAGA cattGTAACTAGCTGGGAGGTCAATGCCATCGGACATCCTGTGGTGCTGCCGCTGAAGGTGTGTGAGGAGCTGCTGCAAGTGATAGATGACAGCAACTCTACACTCCCCACATCAATGCGTTGCATGAGGTCCTATGAG GTGGCGTACCTGAGACTCTGA